Proteins from one Diprion similis isolate iyDipSimi1 chromosome 3, iyDipSimi1.1, whole genome shotgun sequence genomic window:
- the LOC124404263 gene encoding protein diaphanous homolog 1-like translates to MDPPRFNGTTMASSKEAEALRTTEQKHVGAPTNHDNQANPSAPLLSSDPYNPGVPSMQPPPYSSVVAQDSQALKNHSDFFSGVNGSPPYPSGPAPYPTDGVASNAPYPTAPVGAAPQPVVSPPYPTGPGITSQPTFTSGPANQAPYPSAAMPMPAPIDTTGIQIGFVNPLTTQPKSAMSGYQPVEYESQVNQGMIYPKQSGVGGQHYPVQNQYLQNQVPPPQTIYVVQKNADTSRNDDDCSNLLCCLTSCYCLCECIKLCIPS, encoded by the exons ATGGATCCGCCAAGGTTTAACGGTACCACTATGGCGTCCAGCAAAGAGGCAGAGGCTTTGAGGACTACAGAG CAGAAACACGTTGGCGCTCCGACGAACCACGATAACCAGGCAAATCCTTCGGCTCCCCTACTTTCATCCGATCCGTACAATCCAGGAGTACCAAGCATGCAACCGCCGCCTTACAGCTCAGTCGTGGCTCAGGATTCCCAGGCCTTGAAAAACCACTCCGACTTCTTTTCCGGCGTCAATGGTTCGCCTCCGTATCCCTCAGGTCCAGCACCCTACCCTACCGACGGAGTAGCCTCGAACGCTCCGTACCCAACAGCACCCGTGGGAGCCGCCCCCCAACCCGTGGTCAGTCCCCCCTATCCAACGGGACCCGGGATCACCAGTCAGCCAACATTCACGTCTGGACCCGCCAACCAAGCACCGTATCCCAGTGCCGCGATGCCGATGCCAGCACCCATCGACACGACTGGGATACAAATCGGCTTCGTGAACCCTCTGACGACGCAACCGAAGTCCGCGATGTCGGGATACCAGCCTGTGGAGTACGAGTCCCAGGTGAACCAGGGGATGATCTATCCGAAGCAGTCAGGTGTGGGTGGCCAGCACTATCCGGTGCAGAATCAGTACCTGCAGAACCAGGTTCCTCCGCCGCAGACTATTTACGTAGTACAAAAGAACGCTGACACAAGTAGAAACGATGACGACTGCTCTAATTTGCTCTGTTGTTTGACCAGTTGCTACTGCTTGTGCGAGTGCATCAAACTCTGCATCCCGTCCTAG
- the LOC124404264 gene encoding uncharacterized protein LOC124404264 isoform X1, whose product MMGKPKPSAPEPDLQPPPYSSLMASQSQGTYTLVPVESSQPSPYPAMAPVQQDTTPYHDRVNQVSMENGKPMSQPVFNSTSLASTTYDPMANALPTPRVISPSRTIVVATQTAISRRIRFRLYLKIFVAMGAILLGIVIGVRLGQKWKKQKQLQEEWVHDEMRWKFQEDFRKVDGLDQNRYQRSLANSALPPRDYDFEALNRATIGFVKQLPQFKNSESRPTVYDADHRFGHSLFKRNTRNKHLQRHVRRRYVKPNDDLGGTPMTNCS is encoded by the exons ATGATGGGCAAACCAAAACCGAGCGCGCCGGAACCAGATCTCCAGCCACCCCCGTACTCCAGTCTCATGGCCTCACAGTCCCAGGGGACTTACACCCTGGTACCAGTGGAATCCAGCCAACCATCACCCTATCCCGCAATGGCGCCGGTTCAGCAGGACACCACGCCGTACCATGACCGCGTTAACCAGGTGTCGATGGAGAACGGAAAACCGATGTCACAACCTGTGTTCAACAGTACCTCTCTTGCCTCTACGACTTACGACCCCATGGCGAACGCACTTCCGACCCCCCGTGTAATCAGCCCAAGTCGGACGATCGTGGTGGCGACCCAAACCGCCATTTCAAGGCGCATAA GATTTCGGTTATACTTGAAGATTTTCGTAGCGATGGGAGCGATCTTGTTAGGGATCGTTATCGGTGTGAGGTTGGgtcaaaagtggaaaaaacaaaaacaactgCAGGAGGAGTGGGTGCACGATGAAATGCGCTGGAAATTCCAAGAGGATTTCCGCAAGGTCGACGGTCTCGATCAGAACCGATACCAACGTTCTTTGGCTAATTCAGCACTGCCACCTCGTGACTACGACTTCGAGGCTTTAAACAGGGCTACGATCGGGTTCGTCAAGCAATTGCCTCAGTTCAAAAACTCGGAAAGTCGACCAACCGTTTACGACGCGGATCACAGATTCGGTCACTCTCTCTTCAAACGGAATACCAGAAACAAACATCTCCAAAGGCAT GTCAGACGTAG GTACGTAAAGCCGAATGACGACTTAGGTGGGACCCCCATGACCAATTGTTCATAA
- the LOC124404264 gene encoding uncharacterized protein LOC124404264 isoform X2, with the protein MMGKPKPSAPEPDLQPPPYSSLMASQSQGTYTLVPVESSQPSPYPAMAPVQQDTTPYHDRVNQVSMENGKPMSQPVFNSTSLASTTYDPMANALPTPRVISPSRTIVVATQTAISRRIRSRVVMIFAVIVVILTLIVFGGWLWWYLKIQEEQQRFERKFEELSSQHRKLFDASSLGDYW; encoded by the exons ATGATGGGCAAACCAAAACCGAGCGCGCCGGAACCAGATCTCCAGCCACCCCCGTACTCCAGTCTCATGGCCTCACAGTCCCAGGGGACTTACACCCTGGTACCAGTGGAATCCAGCCAACCATCACCCTATCCCGCAATGGCGCCGGTTCAGCAGGACACCACGCCGTACCATGACCGCGTTAACCAGGTGTCGATGGAGAACGGAAAACCGATGTCACAACCTGTGTTCAACAGTACCTCTCTTGCCTCTACGACTTACGACCCCATGGCGAACGCACTTCCGACCCCCCGTGTAATCAGCCCAAGTCGGACGATCGTGGTGGCGACCCAAACCGCCATTTCAAGGCGCATAA GATCTCGGGTGGTGATGATCTTTGCAGTGATAGTAGTGATCTTGACCTTGATTGTGTTCGGGGGCTGGCTGTGGTGGTATCTAAAGATACAGGAGGAGCAACAGCGGTTCGAGAGGAAGTTCGAAGAACTGTCTAGCCAGCACAGGAAGCTGTTCGACGCATCTTCACTGGGCGACTACTGGTGA
- the LOC124404266 gene encoding uncharacterized protein LOC124404266 — MDHPKSTAGTETSSKEMSFLLSREERGDPSDLGNASSGPSAPSLQLLNPVDDHGMDPPSYSSVMAQDKIAERSQTRPSSLLENHPALGIPLVEISQPQPDPTASITVQPEPSAIGFKESVLAAGEPQPPNPQSVIIVSTDDEAAKKREQLRKMTELDFLPIVVPDLSCHHYVHHGNSWESDSGGDGCCGDDCCGDGCCGDGCCEGDVDCGGCDDCTIL, encoded by the exons ATGGATCATCCAAAGTCGACCGCAGGCACGGAGACATCCTCGAAAGAGATG TCATTCTTACTCTCCAGGGAGGAACGCGGGGATCCTTCAGACCTCGGAAACGCATCGTCAGGTCCTTCTGCTCCTTCGCTGCAGTTGTTGAACCCAGTGGATGACCACGGCATGGATCCGCCTTCTTACAGCTCTGTTATGGCTCAAGATAAAATCGCGGAGAGAAGTCAGACCAGACCGTCTTCCTTACTTGAAAATCATCCTGCGCTGGGAATCCCATTGGTGGAGATATCGCAGCCGCAACCCGATCCCACAGCTTCCATAACAGTGCAGCCGGAACCATCGGCGATTGGATTCAAGGAGTCAGTCCTGGCAGCGGGAGAACCGCAACCGCCTAATCCGCAATCGGTCATTATCGTATCTACCGACGACGAAGCAGCCAAGAAGAGAGAACAGCTCAGAAAAATGACAGAACTCGATTTTTTACCGATCGTAGTGCCTGATCTCTCTTGCCATCACTACGTACATCATGGAAACTCTTGGGAAAGTGATTCTGGTGGAGATGGTTGTTGCGGTGACGATTGTTGCGGTGACGGTTGTTGCGGAGATGGTTGTTGCGAAGGGGATGTCGATTGTGGGGGTTGTGACGATTGCACCATTTTGTAG